One genomic window of Candidatus Pseudobacter hemicellulosilyticus includes the following:
- a CDS encoding SDR family NAD(P)-dependent oxidoreductase yields MTQNNYQGALQHPLHTGFNAQSTTADVIKGIYLTGKIAIVTGGNAGIGVETTRALAAAGATVIVPARDVEKAKKNLEGIARVEIEAMDIMHPASIDAFAKKFLASGRPLHLLINNAGIMWVPLRRDERGIESQLATNYIGQFHLTARLWPALKQANGARVVNVSSLGHHMGGFYFKDPNFQYREYETLTAYGQSKTASNLFAMELDNRASKYQVRAYSVHPGSIGGTELAREAPVELFKQMGFLDENGELRPEVLASLKTIPQGAATTVWAATSPLLHTIGGVYCEDGDIAELISNDPAGEPSPLLHKSGVMDYSLDADSARWLWTMTEELTGIDFDVN; encoded by the coding sequence ATGACACAGAACAACTACCAGGGAGCATTGCAACACCCGCTGCACACAGGCTTTAACGCACAGTCCACCACCGCTGATGTGATCAAAGGCATTTACCTTACCGGCAAGATCGCCATTGTCACTGGCGGCAACGCAGGCATCGGCGTTGAAACAACCCGCGCACTGGCTGCCGCCGGCGCTACCGTGATAGTCCCTGCAAGAGATGTGGAAAAGGCTAAAAAGAACCTGGAAGGTATTGCCCGGGTGGAGATAGAAGCCATGGACATCATGCATCCCGCTTCTATTGATGCTTTTGCAAAAAAATTCCTTGCCTCCGGCCGGCCCTTACATTTGCTCATCAATAATGCCGGTATCATGTGGGTACCCCTGCGCAGGGACGAAAGAGGTATTGAATCGCAGCTGGCCACCAATTATATCGGGCAGTTCCACCTCACCGCAAGACTCTGGCCAGCTCTGAAACAAGCCAATGGCGCCAGGGTGGTCAACGTGTCTTCGCTGGGACACCATATGGGCGGGTTCTACTTCAAAGACCCTAATTTTCAATACCGCGAATACGAGACCCTGACCGCCTACGGCCAGTCGAAAACAGCCAGCAACCTGTTTGCCATGGAGCTGGATAACCGGGCCAGTAAATACCAGGTTAGGGCTTACTCTGTTCACCCCGGCTCCATCGGCGGTACCGAACTGGCCAGGGAAGCCCCGGTAGAATTATTCAAGCAAATGGGCTTCCTGGATGAGAACGGTGAGCTGCGCCCTGAAGTCCTTGCCTCGCTGAAAACCATTCCCCAGGGTGCCGCCACCACTGTCTGGGCGGCCACCAGCCCCCTGCTCCATACTATCGGTGGCGTATACTGTGAAGACGGCGATATCGCTGAACTGATCTCCAATGACCCTGCCGGTGAACCCAGTCCCCTTCTTCATAAAAGTGGCGTCATGGACTACTCCCTGGATGCAGACAGCGCCCGGTGGCTGTGGACAATGACCGAAGAGCTGACAGGCATTGACTTCGACGTCAACTGA
- a CDS encoding helix-turn-helix domain-containing protein — protein MEHQSRYLSPEIKISSFGDRLFKSEILVDQHMLVWFVSGQTKIVQADTCYHFRSGDIFLVPRNQPATIINYPTDNLPHQTVVMQLSTSRLRDFYQGINSRPAQGDPGRIRSYNSHPLLASCFASLMPYFQLTQPLPEAIAAIKITEAISILRLIDEDIDSLLANFSLPAKTDLVDFMEKHFIFNMPMERFGYLTGRSLTSFKRDFRKAFDSSPRQWLTRKRLELAYHHIKEKKGKPVDVCYEVGFENLSHFSFAFKKHFGYAPTALLTGA, from the coding sequence ATGGAGCATCAGTCGCGGTATTTATCCCCGGAGATCAAGATCTCCAGTTTCGGAGACAGGCTGTTCAAATCGGAGATCCTTGTTGATCAGCATATGCTGGTGTGGTTTGTTTCCGGGCAGACAAAAATTGTACAGGCCGATACCTGTTACCATTTCCGGTCCGGGGATATTTTCCTGGTCCCACGGAACCAGCCGGCCACCATCATCAATTATCCAACAGACAACCTGCCTCACCAGACCGTTGTCATGCAGCTGTCCACCAGCAGGCTCAGGGATTTTTATCAGGGAATAAACAGCAGACCGGCCCAAGGTGATCCCGGCAGGATCAGGAGCTATAACAGTCATCCACTGCTGGCCAGCTGCTTCGCCTCGCTGATGCCCTATTTCCAGCTGACACAACCCCTTCCGGAAGCCATCGCTGCTATCAAGATCACAGAAGCCATCAGCATTCTCCGCCTGATCGACGAAGACATTGACAGCCTGCTGGCTAATTTTTCCCTGCCAGCTAAAACTGACCTCGTTGATTTCATGGAGAAGCATTTCATCTTCAATATGCCGATGGAGCGCTTTGGCTACCTGACCGGCAGAAGCCTGACCAGTTTCAAGCGCGACTTCAGGAAGGCATTTGACAGTTCTCCCCGGCAATGGCTCACCCGTAAAAGACTGGAACTGGCCTATCATCATATCAAAGAAAAAAAAGGCAAGCCTGTTGACGTGTGCTACGAGGTGGGCTTTGAGAACCTGTCGCATTTTTCCTTTGCTTTCAAAAAGCATTTTGGCTATGCTCCCACTGCGCTGCTGACAGGCGCTTAA
- a CDS encoding SDR family oxidoreductase, whose amino-acid sequence MKELTGKIALITGGNSGIGYAAAKELISNGAQVIITGRRKEALDKAAAELGATGLLADQSNLTDIESLASYVLQQFGRLDILVINAGISKLTSIQDATEQLFDEVIDLNLKGAYFTLSRFIPILNDGASVIVISSSSASTAAPQTSIYTASKVAINAIIKVAAIELAPRRIRVNAVSPGPVATAIMEKAGLGDRDMQDYIIAGVPLGRLGDPAEVGTLIGFLASDKAAFISGAEYLIDGGQSINR is encoded by the coding sequence ATGAAAGAACTAACAGGTAAAATTGCCCTTATCACGGGCGGTAACAGTGGCATTGGCTATGCCGCAGCAAAAGAGCTGATCAGCAACGGCGCACAGGTGATCATCACCGGCCGCAGAAAAGAAGCCCTGGACAAAGCCGCAGCTGAGCTGGGCGCCACCGGCCTGCTGGCCGACCAAAGCAACCTCACAGATATTGAATCCCTGGCCAGTTATGTACTGCAGCAGTTCGGCCGACTGGATATCCTGGTTATAAATGCCGGTATTTCCAAACTGACCAGCATCCAGGATGCAACAGAACAATTGTTTGATGAAGTCATTGACCTGAATCTCAAAGGCGCTTATTTCACGCTGAGCCGGTTTATCCCGATATTGAATGATGGCGCCTCCGTGATTGTCATTTCTTCTTCTTCCGCTTCTACGGCTGCGCCGCAGACCTCCATCTATACGGCCAGCAAGGTTGCCATCAATGCCATCATAAAAGTGGCGGCCATTGAGCTGGCGCCACGCCGGATCCGGGTCAATGCAGTAAGCCCGGGCCCCGTTGCCACCGCTATCATGGAAAAAGCCGGGCTGGGCGACCGGGATATGCAGGACTATATTATTGCAGGGGTACCGCTCGGCCGGTTGGGTGATCCCGCAGAAGTGGGCACACTTATCGGTTTCCTGGCCAGTGATAAGGCAGCCTTCATCAGCGGAGCAGAATACCTGATAGATGGCGGCCAATCCATCAACAGGTAG
- a CDS encoding HAD-IA family hydrolase: MMTQPIDAVLLDMDGTILNSIAVAERIWGEWAGRHGLDVPSFIPTIHGMQAIETIRRLALPQVDPETEAATITQLELDDVDGIKAITGASEFLAALANYRWAIVTSAPRALALRRIRAAGLPEPPLLIAAEDVEQGKPAPDCFLLAAARLGTTADKCLVMEDSPAGIKAAERAGARLLVVTETHHQPMESTHPLISNYLELSLEQTADGATWIRRINAPTAIAYLLQPAASK; the protein is encoded by the coding sequence ATGATGACACAACCAATCGACGCAGTATTACTGGACATGGACGGCACTATCCTGAACTCAATTGCAGTAGCAGAAAGGATCTGGGGCGAATGGGCTGGACGACACGGACTGGACGTTCCCAGTTTTATTCCTACTATCCACGGCATGCAGGCTATTGAGACCATCCGGCGCTTAGCCCTTCCCCAGGTTGACCCCGAGACAGAAGCCGCCACCATTACACAATTGGAACTGGATGATGTAGATGGGATCAAAGCCATTACCGGCGCTTCTGAGTTCCTGGCCGCATTGGCCAATTACCGCTGGGCCATTGTCACTTCAGCACCACGCGCACTGGCGCTACGCCGGATCAGGGCGGCGGGTTTGCCCGAACCTCCGCTGCTCATTGCTGCTGAAGATGTGGAACAGGGAAAGCCAGCCCCGGACTGCTTCCTGCTGGCAGCAGCACGCCTGGGTACAACGGCTGACAAATGCCTGGTCATGGAGGATTCCCCGGCAGGCATCAAGGCAGCTGAACGCGCTGGCGCCAGGTTACTGGTGGTGACGGAAACCCATCACCAGCCCATGGAAAGCACCCATCCGCTGATCAGTAACTATCTTGAGCTGAGCCTGGAGCAGACCGCAGATGGCGCCACCTGGATCCGCCGGATCAACGCACCAACGGCTATTGCTTACCTGCTGCAACCCGCCGCCAGTAAATAG
- a CDS encoding AraC family transcriptional regulator — MEYQAKYITEDIKLSCYEDTFFKSDILFEHHMLIWFISGETRIVQAEGSYQFNKGDIFLIPRNQLATIINYPKDGLPHKTVVMHLTTEWLRNFYDRIKVKASTIGSPKIRHYNNHPLLESCLQSLIPYFDMQTLPHNIAHLKITEAVSILRSIDPDIDSMLANFEEPGKIDLADYMEKNFMFNMPLERFGYLTGRSLTTFKRDFKKTFATTPQKWLTQKRLELAHYQFVEKRKKPIDVCYEVGFENLSHFSFAFKKHFGYAPSALLVKE, encoded by the coding sequence ATGGAATACCAGGCGAAATATATCACCGAGGATATCAAGCTGTCCTGCTATGAGGATACGTTCTTCAAATCAGACATCCTGTTTGAGCACCATATGCTGATCTGGTTTATTTCCGGTGAAACCAGGATTGTACAGGCAGAAGGCAGTTACCAGTTCAACAAGGGAGATATATTCCTGATCCCGAGAAACCAGCTGGCCACCATCATCAATTATCCCAAAGACGGGCTGCCCCATAAAACGGTGGTCATGCACCTGACCACCGAATGGCTCCGGAATTTCTACGACAGGATCAAAGTGAAGGCAAGCACCATTGGTTCGCCCAAAATAAGGCATTATAACAACCATCCTTTGCTGGAAAGCTGCCTGCAATCACTGATCCCCTATTTTGATATGCAAACACTGCCCCACAATATCGCTCACCTGAAGATCACAGAAGCCGTCAGTATACTCCGTTCTATTGACCCCGATATTGACAGCATGCTCGCCAATTTTGAGGAACCCGGAAAGATCGACCTGGCAGATTATATGGAGAAGAATTTTATGTTCAATATGCCACTGGAAAGGTTTGGCTACCTCACGGGCAGAAGCCTGACCACTTTTAAAAGGGATTTCAAAAAGACCTTCGCTACCACACCGCAAAAATGGCTGACGCAAAAGCGCCTGGAGCTGGCGCATTACCAGTTTGTAGAAAAAAGGAAGAAACCCATTGACGTCTGCTATGAGGTGGGCTTTGAGAACCTGTCGCATTTCTCTTTCGCCTTCAAAAAGCATTTCGGCTACGCCCCTTCCGCATTATTGGTCAAAGAATAA
- a CDS encoding glutaminyl-peptide cyclotransferase — MKFHLLVPLLLICCIACNSGDEQEAPASPVASTPAIQHSLLNAYPHNTDHFTEGLLIHDGKLFESTGSPSKGDRSIIGYYDLATGKFDTKIELKDPQYFGEGIVFLNNKLYQLTYKNQTGFIYDAKTFKQTGTFKFANKEGWGMTTDGQHLIMSDGTDGLTYLDPADQQPVKTLKVTENGIARDSLNELEYIKGYIYANIWLNNSIVKIDPANGQVIGKADLTALVLRASMKYPEAEALNGIAYDSVNDKLYVTGKNWPEIYQIRLSE, encoded by the coding sequence ATGAAATTTCACCTCCTTGTACCTTTACTCTTAATATGCTGCATCGCCTGTAATTCAGGCGACGAGCAGGAAGCCCCTGCCAGCCCGGTTGCCTCAACGCCTGCCATCCAGCACAGTCTGCTCAATGCTTACCCGCACAATACGGACCATTTCACGGAAGGATTATTGATCCATGACGGAAAGCTTTTTGAAAGCACCGGTTCTCCCTCAAAAGGCGACAGGTCCATTATTGGCTATTACGACCTGGCTACCGGGAAGTTTGACACAAAGATTGAACTGAAAGACCCTCAGTATTTCGGTGAAGGCATTGTTTTCCTGAACAACAAACTTTACCAGCTGACCTATAAAAACCAGACCGGCTTTATTTACGATGCCAAAACATTTAAGCAGACCGGTACATTTAAATTCGCCAATAAAGAAGGCTGGGGTATGACGACAGACGGCCAGCACCTGATCATGAGTGACGGCACCGATGGTTTGACCTACCTCGATCCGGCTGATCAGCAACCCGTCAAGACCCTGAAAGTGACAGAGAACGGCATAGCGCGCGACAGCCTGAATGAACTGGAATATATAAAAGGATATATCTACGCCAATATCTGGCTGAACAATTCAATAGTCAAGATAGATCCGGCCAATGGGCAAGTGATCGGGAAAGCAGACCTGACGGCGCTGGTGCTGAGGGCCAGCATGAAATATCCGGAAGCCGAAGCCCTGAATGGCATTGCCTATGACTCCGTGAACGACAAGCTCTATGTCACTGGAAAGAACTGGCCGGAAATATACCAGATCCGGCTTTCGGAATAA